The Pedobacter roseus genome contains a region encoding:
- a CDS encoding type VI secretion system Vgr family protein, whose product MEDKLITEINIEGKAIEHFDSFDLQQHFNGHHYFELRFKHQQLDLPGLITLDNSRDFVGKTLTASFGYETDKLQEFTGIITKISLDQSHGYHGVYILSGYSPSILIDRGADLGSYLAKNFEEIVTLLTKDTPENDLKITTNTNRKAPIDYLIQYKESDFQFLNRLSAEYQEWFFYDGKQLNFGKPDEQKEIELFYGRDVQDLQYAMEISPIKNKNFAYIAEEDEILQSESTGKTDGLPDLAHAVQIANRTFSKAFHQPAMIAIRTNKEIKTYTENNEKANASELLKISAKGDNPALSIGCIAEITMSIKQELAFATESLGKFLITSINHHIDVAGKYHHTFEGLLASTECILVKNYKRPNPLMQLADVVDNNDPQGHGRVKVKFKWECLNNDVTDWLRVITPDAGSSAQVNTNRGFVFIPEIGDQVAVTFEEGNIARPIVMGSIFHGLNGAGGYDNNHLKSIATRSGHIIEFNDTSGAETITITDKSNNIIRFDTSSSSIEISAPENINITAKNISISAEQNVSIAAGEHIYSNAGGNIASNAGENHSVMAENISMVANDNINKTASNIEKTAEQINLNSTKDNIELHSSKEIVNKSGSKVKLF is encoded by the coding sequence ATGGAAGACAAACTCATTACCGAAATTAACATCGAAGGCAAAGCCATCGAGCATTTTGACTCGTTCGACCTGCAACAACATTTTAACGGACATCATTATTTCGAACTTCGGTTTAAACACCAGCAATTGGATTTGCCAGGATTAATTACGCTTGATAATAGCCGTGATTTTGTTGGTAAAACACTTACTGCTTCTTTTGGTTATGAAACCGATAAATTGCAGGAATTTACAGGCATCATTACCAAAATATCCCTCGATCAAAGTCATGGCTACCATGGTGTATACATTTTGAGTGGTTACAGCCCTAGCATTTTAATTGACCGTGGAGCTGATCTGGGATCTTACCTTGCTAAAAATTTTGAAGAAATAGTAACACTGCTTACAAAAGATACACCTGAAAATGATCTTAAAATTACAACCAATACCAACCGAAAAGCACCCATTGATTATCTTATTCAATATAAGGAGAGTGACTTTCAGTTTTTAAACCGTTTATCTGCCGAATACCAGGAATGGTTTTTTTATGATGGAAAACAACTCAATTTTGGCAAACCTGATGAACAAAAAGAAATAGAGTTATTTTATGGTCGTGATGTGCAGGATCTGCAGTATGCCATGGAGATTTCACCGATCAAAAATAAAAATTTCGCATACATTGCTGAGGAAGACGAGATTTTGCAAAGTGAAAGCACAGGCAAAACAGATGGTTTGCCTGATTTAGCGCATGCTGTTCAGATAGCCAACCGAACTTTTAGCAAAGCTTTCCATCAACCCGCGATGATCGCTATTCGTACCAATAAAGAAATTAAAACCTATACAGAAAATAACGAGAAAGCCAATGCATCCGAGCTTTTAAAAATCAGTGCCAAAGGTGATAATCCCGCACTAAGCATAGGTTGTATTGCCGAAATCACCATGAGTATTAAACAGGAACTTGCTTTTGCAACCGAAAGTCTGGGTAAATTCCTCATCACAAGCATTAATCACCATATTGATGTGGCTGGTAAGTATCACCATACTTTTGAAGGTTTATTAGCCTCAACAGAATGTATTTTGGTTAAAAATTATAAAAGGCCTAACCCGCTTATGCAGCTGGCTGATGTTGTTGATAATAATGATCCCCAGGGTCACGGCCGGGTTAAAGTAAAATTTAAATGGGAATGCCTTAATAATGATGTAACAGATTGGTTAAGGGTAATTACGCCAGATGCGGGCAGCAGTGCGCAGGTCAATACAAACAGGGGTTTTGTATTTATTCCCGAAATTGGCGATCAGGTGGCTGTAACTTTTGAAGAAGGAAATATTGCCAGGCCTATTGTAATGGGTAGTATTTTCCACGGTTTGAATGGAGCAGGAGGTTATGACAACAATCATCTAAAATCAATTGCAACAAGAAGCGGGCATATAATAGAATTTAATGATACTTCTGGCGCTGAAACCATTACCATTACCGATAAAAGCAATAATATTATACGATTTGATACCAGCTCATCGAGTATAGAAATCAGCGCACCAGAAAACATCAACATTACGGCTAAGAACATCTCTATCAGTGCTGAACAAAACGTTTCAATAGCTGCAGGTGAACACATTTACAGTAATGCAGGAGGAAATATTGCAAGCAATGCTGGCGAAAATCATTCGGTAATGGCCGAAAACATCAGCATGGTTGCCAACGACAACATCAATAAAACGGCTTCTAATATCGAAAAAACTGCAGAACAGATAAATTTAAATAGTACTAAAGATAATATTGAACTGCATAGCAGCAAAGAGATTGTAAACAAAAGCGGCAGCAAAGTTAAATTGTTTTGA